One segment of Alnus glutinosa chromosome 2, dhAlnGlut1.1, whole genome shotgun sequence DNA contains the following:
- the LOC133860755 gene encoding G-type lectin S-receptor-like serine/threonine-protein kinase At4g03230 isoform X1 has translation MFTVNAMLTTIFCFFLLCFPFLCSARDNITWNSSITEFPKETLVSAGGRFELGIFTPNDGSRRYVGIWYYKSNPRTVVWVANRQSPLGGSDGVFAIGKDGNAVVLDGNNKSYWSTSSSTVQARNSSYTNRMLKLLDSGNLVLLEENGINNTVIQIWQSFENPTDTFLPGMKMDTNRALTSWKSIDDPSPGYFTFQQDQDGQNHYSIRKEGSILFWQSKVSGDFIASNDDELLALVFSGDFPSEKQDMRLVMDHSGKIQYYIAVNGTTEWSLLDKDQWDLHWWEPRNRCSVYNACGNFGSCNSRTKSLCKCLPGFRPKSPNKWNSRDFSDGCERVSSICDENVESDDFLSLKMMKVGKPKDIFHVRNESDCANGCLLNCNCQAYSYTENTRQRYDSQGKSYTWGDLDNLWENFTGGRDLSVRVAASYIGSRKRTCKPCGTNYIPYPLSTALNCGDPSYFSFDCNMENGTLSFITPNVNYSVTRINQERLTFAIQVKDALNCSSATDSAGKILQLNHSLRFKVSSGCNESSNSISDPPFEDSVIREIEIGWEQPSEPKCSSLELCTDWEHTTCRDRKDGHGNCRCSGPYRWDPVNVNCTSVPSSSGPDEGSSQKKNKQLSYRIFVGILATIIVILCIIFSGHYLKRRRVANRQDNRGSNQGSIALYLYDIERRVKDFINSGEFREDDKKGIDVPFFALATILVATDNFSEANKLGQGGFGPVYKGKFPGGQLIAIKRLSQGSGQGLEEFKNEVMLIAKLQHRNLVRLLGYCIDRDEKMLLYEYMPNRSLDSFLFDRTLCVLLNWEIRFDIILGIARGLLYLHQDSRLRIIHRDLKTGNILLDEEMNPKISDFGLARIFGGKQTEGTTTRVVGTYGYMSPEYALDGFFSFKSDVFSFGVVVLEIISGKRNTGFFQSERSLSLLGYAWKLWKEDRALDLMDQTILESCNTNEFLRCVNVGLLCVQEDPSDRPTMLNAVFMLGNETATLPTPKQPAFVVRRSLSSTGSSSSKPRTFNELTATIEEGR, from the exons ATGTTTACTGTAAACGCCATGCTGACTACaatcttctgcttcttcttgtTATGTTTTCCATTTCTTTGCTCTGCAAGAGATAACATAACATGGAACAGTTCCATTACTGAGTTCCCAAAAGAAACACTTGTTTCTGCTGGAGGAAGATTCGAGCTAGGAATCTTTACTCCAAATGATGGAAGCAGAAGATACGTTGGGATATGGTACTACAAGTCCAATCCAAGAACTGTTGTATGGGTTGCTAATCGCCAGAGTCCGCTTGGCGGTTCCGATGGGGTTTTTGCCATTGGAAAAGATGGCAACGCCGTGGTCTTAGATGGAAATAACAAGAGTTACTGGTCGACGTCGTCGTCGACCGTTCAAGCTAGAAATTCGTCATATACCAACAGGATGTTGAAGCTCCTGGATTCTGGGAACCTGGTTCTATTGGAAGAAAATGGAATTAACAATACAGTGATACAGATCTGGCAAAGCTTTGAAAATCCGACTGACACATTTCTTCCCGGTATGAAGATGGATACAAACAGGGCGTTGACTTCATGGAAAAGTATTGACGATCCGAGTCCGGGGTATTTCACGTTCCAGCAAGACCAAGATGGACAAAACCATTATTCAATCCGGAAAGAAGGGTCAATCCTATTCTGGCAAAGCAAGGTCTCGGGCGATTTCATTGCCTCCAATGACGATGAACTACTCGCTTTGGTATTTTCAGGAGATTTCCCTTCCGAAAAGCAGGATATGAGGCTGGTTATGGATCACTCGGGGAAGATACAGTATTATATTGCGGTAAACGGCACGACAGAGTGGTCGCTTTTAGATAAGGATCAGTGGGATTTGCATTGGTGGGAGCCAAGAAACAGATGCAGTGTGTACAATGCTTGTGGAAATTTTGGTAGCTGCAATAGTAGGACGAAGTCGCTCTGCAAGTGTCTCCCTGGGTTTCGGCCAAAATCTCCAAACAAATGGAATTCCAGGGATTTTTCAGATGGGTGCGAAAGAGTTTCATCCATATGCGACGAGAATGTTGAAAGTGACGACTTCCTGAGCCTGAAGATGATGAAAGTGGGAAAGCCGAAGGATATATTTCACGTTCGTAATGAATCAGATTGTGCAAATGGATGTCTTCTCAACTGCAACTGCCAAGCTTATTCATATACTGAAAACACAAGACAGCGATATGATAGTCAAGGTAAAAGCTATACTTGGGGGGATCTTGATAATCTCTGGGAGAATTTCACTGGTGGCCGTGACCTCTCTGTCCGGGTGGCAGCTTCTTATATAG GATCGAGAAAAAGAACTTGCAAGCCATGTGGGACTAACTACATTCCATATCCATTAAGCACTGCACTAAACTGTGGTGATCCCTCGTACTTCAGCTTTGACTGCAACATGGAAAATGGCACCCTAAGCTTTATTACACCCAATGTCAACTACAGTGTCACCAGGATCAATCAAGAAAGACTTACATTTGCCATCCAAGTCAAAGATGCACTTAACTGTTCATCAGCTACTGATTCAGCGGGCAAAATTCTGCAGCTCAACCATTCCTTGCGGTTTAAAGTGAGCAGTGGGTGCAATGAGTCGAGTAACTCCATTTCAGATCCTCCTTTTGAAGATAGCGTGATAAGAGAAATAGAAATTGGATGGGAACAACCATCGGAGCCAAAATGCAGTTCGTTGGAACTCTGCACCGATTGGGAACATACGACTTGCAGGGACAGGAAAGATGGACATGGTAACTGCCGTTGCAGTGGACCCTACAGATGGGATCCCGTTAATGTCAACTGCACTTCAG TCCCTAGTTCCTCTGGACCTGATGAAGGGTCTTCACAGAAGAAGAATAAGCAGCTATCATATCGTATTTTCGTGGGGATTCTTGCAACTATAATTGTCAtcttatgtataattttttcaGGACACTATTTGAAAAGAAGACGAGTGGCCAATAGACAAG ATAACAGGGGAAGCAATCAGGGAAGCATCGCATTGTACTTGTACGACATTGAGAGACGTGTCAAAGATTTTATAAATTCAGGTGAGTTTAGAGAAGATGATAAGAAAGGCATAGATGTACCATTTTTTGCTTTGGCAACCATACTAGTTGCTACAGACAACTTCTCAGAGGCAAACAAGCTTGGACAAGGAGGGTTTGGGCCTGTTTACAAG GGTAAGTTTCCAGGAGGACAACTTATTGCTATAAAAAGGCTGTCACAAGGTTCAGGACAAGGCTTAGAAGAATTTAAGAATGAGGTTATGTTGATTGCCAAACTTCAGCATAGGAATCTTGTTAGACTTTTGGGCTATTGCATTGACAGAGATGAAAAGATGTTACTCTATGAATATATGCCCAACAGAAGCCTAGACTCCTTCTTATTTG ATCGAACACTATGTGTGTTACTAAACTGGGAGATACGCTTTGACATCATTTTGGGAATCGCTCGAGGGCTGCTTTATCTTCACCAAGATTCTAGGCTGAGGATCATTCATAGAGATTTGAAGACAGGTAACATTCTGCTGGATGAGGAGATGAACCCCAAGATTTCTGACTTCGGCTTGGCAAGGATCTTTGGAGGCAAACAAACTGAGGGAACCACGACCAGGGTAGTAGGGACTTA CGGCTACATGTCTCCTGAATATGCATTGGATGGGTTTTTCTCATTCAAATCTGATGTCTTCAGCTTTGGTGTGGTTGTACTTGAAATTATCAGTGGGAAAAGGAACACAGgatttttccagtcagaaaggtCTTTGAGTCTTCTAGGCTAT GCATGGAAATTGTGGAAAGAAGACAGGGCATTGGATTTAATGGACCAGACAATACTTGAGAGTTGCAACACAAACGAATTTTTGAGGTGTGTCAATGTTGGACTTTTATGTGTACAAGAAGACCCCAGTGATCGTCCCACTATGTTGAATGCAGTTTTCATGCTTGGGAATGAAACTGCAACTCTCCCAACTCCTAAACAACCAGCCTTTGTTGTAAGGAGATCCCTTTCTAGCACAGGTTCTTCTTCTAGTAAACCACGAACATTTAATGAATTAACAGCTACCATTGAAGAAGGTCGATGA
- the LOC133860755 gene encoding G-type lectin S-receptor-like serine/threonine-protein kinase At4g03230 isoform X2, translating into MFTVNAMLTTIFCFFLLCFPFLCSARDNITWNSSITEFPKETLVSAGGRFELGIFTPNDGSRRYVGIWYYKSNPRTVVWVANRQSPLGGSDGVFAIGKDGNAVVLDGNNKSYWSTSSSTVQARNSSYTNRMLKLLDSGNLVLLEENGINNTVIQIWQSFENPTDTFLPGMKMDTNRALTSWKSIDDPSPGYFTFQQDQDGQNHYSIRKEGSILFWQSKVSGDFIASNDDELLALVFSGDFPSEKQDMRLVMDHSGKIQYYIAVNGTTEWSLLDKDQWDLHWWEPRNRCSVYNACGNFGSCNSRTKSLCKCLPGFRPKSPNKWNSRDFSDGCERVSSICDENVESDDFLSLKMMKVGKPKDIFHVRNESDCANGCLLNCNCQAYSYTENTRQRYDSQGKSYTWGDLDNLWENFTGGRDLSVRVAASYIGSRKRTCKPCGTNYIPYPLSTALNCGDPSYFSFDCNMENGTLSFITPNVNYSVTRINQERLTFAIQVKDALNCSSATDSAGKILQLNHSLRFKVSSGCNESSNSISDPPFEDSVIREIEIGWEQPSEPKCSSLELCTDWEHTTCRDRKDGHGNCRCSGPYRWDPVNVNCTSVPSSSGPDEGSSQKKNKQLSYRIFVGILATIIVILCIIFSGHYLKRRRVANRQDNRGSNQGSIALYLYDIERRVKDFINSGEFREDDKKGIDVPFFALATILVATDNFSEANKLGQGGFGPVYKAWKLWKEDRALDLMDQTILESCNTNEFLRCVNVGLLCVQEDPSDRPTMLNAVFMLGNETATLPTPKQPAFVVRRSLSSTGSSSSKPRTFNELTATIEEGR; encoded by the exons ATGTTTACTGTAAACGCCATGCTGACTACaatcttctgcttcttcttgtTATGTTTTCCATTTCTTTGCTCTGCAAGAGATAACATAACATGGAACAGTTCCATTACTGAGTTCCCAAAAGAAACACTTGTTTCTGCTGGAGGAAGATTCGAGCTAGGAATCTTTACTCCAAATGATGGAAGCAGAAGATACGTTGGGATATGGTACTACAAGTCCAATCCAAGAACTGTTGTATGGGTTGCTAATCGCCAGAGTCCGCTTGGCGGTTCCGATGGGGTTTTTGCCATTGGAAAAGATGGCAACGCCGTGGTCTTAGATGGAAATAACAAGAGTTACTGGTCGACGTCGTCGTCGACCGTTCAAGCTAGAAATTCGTCATATACCAACAGGATGTTGAAGCTCCTGGATTCTGGGAACCTGGTTCTATTGGAAGAAAATGGAATTAACAATACAGTGATACAGATCTGGCAAAGCTTTGAAAATCCGACTGACACATTTCTTCCCGGTATGAAGATGGATACAAACAGGGCGTTGACTTCATGGAAAAGTATTGACGATCCGAGTCCGGGGTATTTCACGTTCCAGCAAGACCAAGATGGACAAAACCATTATTCAATCCGGAAAGAAGGGTCAATCCTATTCTGGCAAAGCAAGGTCTCGGGCGATTTCATTGCCTCCAATGACGATGAACTACTCGCTTTGGTATTTTCAGGAGATTTCCCTTCCGAAAAGCAGGATATGAGGCTGGTTATGGATCACTCGGGGAAGATACAGTATTATATTGCGGTAAACGGCACGACAGAGTGGTCGCTTTTAGATAAGGATCAGTGGGATTTGCATTGGTGGGAGCCAAGAAACAGATGCAGTGTGTACAATGCTTGTGGAAATTTTGGTAGCTGCAATAGTAGGACGAAGTCGCTCTGCAAGTGTCTCCCTGGGTTTCGGCCAAAATCTCCAAACAAATGGAATTCCAGGGATTTTTCAGATGGGTGCGAAAGAGTTTCATCCATATGCGACGAGAATGTTGAAAGTGACGACTTCCTGAGCCTGAAGATGATGAAAGTGGGAAAGCCGAAGGATATATTTCACGTTCGTAATGAATCAGATTGTGCAAATGGATGTCTTCTCAACTGCAACTGCCAAGCTTATTCATATACTGAAAACACAAGACAGCGATATGATAGTCAAGGTAAAAGCTATACTTGGGGGGATCTTGATAATCTCTGGGAGAATTTCACTGGTGGCCGTGACCTCTCTGTCCGGGTGGCAGCTTCTTATATAG GATCGAGAAAAAGAACTTGCAAGCCATGTGGGACTAACTACATTCCATATCCATTAAGCACTGCACTAAACTGTGGTGATCCCTCGTACTTCAGCTTTGACTGCAACATGGAAAATGGCACCCTAAGCTTTATTACACCCAATGTCAACTACAGTGTCACCAGGATCAATCAAGAAAGACTTACATTTGCCATCCAAGTCAAAGATGCACTTAACTGTTCATCAGCTACTGATTCAGCGGGCAAAATTCTGCAGCTCAACCATTCCTTGCGGTTTAAAGTGAGCAGTGGGTGCAATGAGTCGAGTAACTCCATTTCAGATCCTCCTTTTGAAGATAGCGTGATAAGAGAAATAGAAATTGGATGGGAACAACCATCGGAGCCAAAATGCAGTTCGTTGGAACTCTGCACCGATTGGGAACATACGACTTGCAGGGACAGGAAAGATGGACATGGTAACTGCCGTTGCAGTGGACCCTACAGATGGGATCCCGTTAATGTCAACTGCACTTCAG TCCCTAGTTCCTCTGGACCTGATGAAGGGTCTTCACAGAAGAAGAATAAGCAGCTATCATATCGTATTTTCGTGGGGATTCTTGCAACTATAATTGTCAtcttatgtataattttttcaGGACACTATTTGAAAAGAAGACGAGTGGCCAATAGACAAG ATAACAGGGGAAGCAATCAGGGAAGCATCGCATTGTACTTGTACGACATTGAGAGACGTGTCAAAGATTTTATAAATTCAGGTGAGTTTAGAGAAGATGATAAGAAAGGCATAGATGTACCATTTTTTGCTTTGGCAACCATACTAGTTGCTACAGACAACTTCTCAGAGGCAAACAAGCTTGGACAAGGAGGGTTTGGGCCTGTTTACAAG GCATGGAAATTGTGGAAAGAAGACAGGGCATTGGATTTAATGGACCAGACAATACTTGAGAGTTGCAACACAAACGAATTTTTGAGGTGTGTCAATGTTGGACTTTTATGTGTACAAGAAGACCCCAGTGATCGTCCCACTATGTTGAATGCAGTTTTCATGCTTGGGAATGAAACTGCAACTCTCCCAACTCCTAAACAACCAGCCTTTGTTGTAAGGAGATCCCTTTCTAGCACAGGTTCTTCTTCTAGTAAACCACGAACATTTAATGAATTAACAGCTACCATTGAAGAAGGTCGATGA